A region of Raphanus sativus cultivar WK10039 unplaced genomic scaffold, ASM80110v3 Scaffold3852, whole genome shotgun sequence DNA encodes the following proteins:
- the LOC130506979 gene encoding ACT domain-containing protein ACR7 has translation MELSDCSNEYEKLVVRMNMPRVVIDNGVCPNSTVVKIDSARSPGILLESVQLLTDMNLWIRKAYISSDGKWNMDVFHVSDLNGNKLTDENLIRYIEKSIETSHYCKSEGYTGLTALELTGTDRVGLLSEVFAVLADLQCDIVEAKAWTHNGRIASMIYVRDGNSGTAIDEDSDRVQRIEGQLRNLLKADDGYQNDTRTCVTYGGNTHMERRLHQRMFMDRDYEKKFDSETSPVVSVQNLVKRGYSVVNLQCKDRMKLLFDVVCTLTDMAYIVFHAAIRTVGETAFLEFYVRHSDGNPVNSEPERQRLIQCLQAAVERRTVKGVRLELCTTDRPGLLAEVTRVLRENGLNIARAKISTKEGIARNVFYVTDANGNLIDPEIIKSIREKIGIDDLSVKEPFPLSCREAVVKEQQKEEQQDHQARIGGGAVLVSLGSLVMRNLYQLGLIKSYF, from the exons GGTCGTGATTGACAATGGAGTTTGCCCCAATTCAACTGTCGTCAAG atcGATAGCGCAAGAAGCCCAGGAATATTGCTTGAATCTGTACAGCTTCTAACCGATATGAATCTCTGGATTAGGAAAGCTTATATTTCCTCTGACGGGAAATGGAATATGGATG TTTTCCATGTCAGCGACCTTAATGGAAACAAATTAACTGACGAGAACCTAATCCGTTACATTGAAAAG tCGATCGAGACGTCTCATTACTGTAAAAGCGAAGGGTACACCGGTTTAACGGCTCTAGAGTTAACCGGAACAGATAGAGTTGGTTTACTCTCCGAGGTTTTCGCTGTTCTAGCCGATCTTCAATGTGATATTGTCGAGGCTAAGGCATGGACGCATAACGGGAGGATTGCCTCCATGATCTACGTTAGAGACGGTAACTCCGGGACTGCGATCGACGAAGATTCCGACCGTGTCCAACGGATAGAAGGGCAGTTACGTAATTTGTTAAAAGCAGACGATGGTTACCAAAACGACACGAGGACATGCGTTACGTATGGTGGCAACACTCATATGGAGAGAAGGTTGCATCAGAGGATGTTCATGGACCGTGACTACGAGAAGAAGTTTGATTCCGAGACGTCTCCGGTTGTTTCCGTACAGAACCTTGTAAAACGTGGTTACTCTGTTGTGAACTTGCAGTGCAAGGATCGGATGAAGCTTTTGTTCGACGTGGTTTGCACGTTAACGGACATGGCTTACATTGTGTTCCACGCCGCGATTCGAACGGTTGGAGAAACGGCGTTTTTGGAATTTTATGTAAGACATAGTGATGGAAACCCGGTTAATTCAGAACCGGAGAGACAACGTTTGATCCAATGTTTACAAGCTGCCGTTGAAAGAAGAACGGTTAAG GGTGTTAGATTGGAGCTATGCACTACAGATAGACCTGGATTGTTGGCAGAAGTAACACGAGTATTGAGGGAGAATGGATTAAACATTGCTAGAGCCAAGATATCGACTAAAGAAGGTATAGCGAGGAATGTGTTCTATGTGACAGATGCAAATGGTAACCTTATAGATCCAGAGATAATCAAATCAATTAGAGAGAAAATTGGAATCGATGACTTAAGTGTTAAAGAACCGTTCCCGCTTAGTTGCCGAGAAGCAGTTGTGAAGGAACAACAGAAAGAGGAGCAGCAAGATCACCAAGCACGCATTGGAGGAGGGGCAGTGTTAGTATCACTTGGGAGTCTAGTAATGAGAAATCTATACCAATTGGGTTTGATCAAATCATACTTTTAG